The sequence TCACGCCCATCAGACCGAGCACATAGAGCGGCATGAAAGCCAGGTAGAAGCCGGTGACCCAGAACCAGAATGACATCTTGCCCCAGAACGGATCGAGCTTGAAGCCGAACGCCTTCGGAAACCAGTAATTGATGCCGGCGAACGCGCCGAACACCACACCGCCGATGATCACGTTGTGGAAGTGCGCGATCAGGAACAGGCTGTTGTGCAGCACGAAGTCGGCCGGCGGCACCGCGAGCAGCACGCCGGTCATGCCGCCGATCACGAAGGTCAGCATGAAGGCGATGGTCCACAGCATCGGCAGATCGTAGCGGATGCGGCCGCGATACATCGTGAACAGCCAGTTGAACATCTTCGCACCCGTCGGGATCGAGATGATCATCGTGGTGATGCCGAAGAACGAGTTGACGCTGGCACCCGAGCCCATCGTGAAGAAGTGGTGCAGCCAGACCAGGTACGACAGGATGGTGATGACGACCGTGGCGTAGACCATCGAGGTGTAGCCGAACAGCCGCTTGCCGGAGAAGGTCGAGGTCACTTCCGAGAAGATGCCGAAGGCGGGAAGGACCAGGATGTAGACCTCGGGGTGACCCCAGATCCAGATCAGGTTCACGTACATCATCGGGCTGCCGCCGAAATCGTTCGTGAAGAAGTTGGTGCCGACATAGCGGTCCAGCGAGAGCAGCGCGAGCACGACGGTCAGGACCGGGAAGGAGGCGACGATCAGGACGTTGGTGCACAGCGAGGTCCAGGTGAACACCGGCATCTTCATCATGGTCATGCCGGAGCAGCGCAGCTTGACGATAGTGCAGATCAGGTTGATGCCGGATAAGGTCGTGCCGACGCCGGCGACCTGCAGCGCCCAGATGTAATAGTCGACGCCGACGTCCGGGCTGTAGCCGATGTTCGACAGCGGCGGATAAGCCAGCCAGCCGGTGCGGGCGAACTCGCCGATGAACAGCGAGGCCATCACCAGCACCGCGCCGCCGACCGTCATCCAGAAGCTGAAATTGTTCAGGAACGGGAACGACACGTCGCGCGCGCCGATCTGGAGCGGCACGACGTAGTTCATCAGGCCGGTGACCAGCGGCATCGCCACGAAAAAGATCATGATCACGCCGTGAGCGGTGAAGACCTGGTCGTAGTGATGGGCGGGAAGGAAGCCTTCGGAGCCGCCGAACGCGAGCGCCTGCTGAGCGCGCATCATGAGGGCGTCGGCGAAGCCGCGCAGCAGCATCACGATGCCGAGGATCATGTACATGATGCCGATGCGCTTGTGGTCGACCGTGGTGAACCACTCGCGCCAGAGATAGCCCCAGAGGCGGAAATAGGTCACGCCGCCGAACAGCGTGATACCGCCGAGCGCGACCACCGCGAAGGTGCCGACGAGGATCGGCTCGTGCAGCGGCAGCGAATCGAGGCCGAGCCGGCCGAAGATGAGCTTGAGAAGATCAGGAGACATGCGGGATCTCTTTTACGAGTCTGACTTCAGGAGTCGGACCTGGGACGTTGTCCGAGGAAGAAGGACGAGGACTTCAGCGGCGCGAAGGTCGGTCGCTTCAGACCGGCGCCAATGAGCGGCGCCGTGTCGACGGGGGCCTTGATCGCGGCCGTGGTCGCGGCGCCTTGCGGCGCATCCGGTGTGCAGGTGCCGGCGACGAAGGTCGGCTCCGGCCCGAACGGACTGCCGCGGCGGGCGTATTTGTCATAGGTGAGCGGCAGGGTGTTGTTCAGGCCCTCATGGCCGTTGCCGCCCTTGGCGTCGATCGCCATCATCTCGCTCGCGCACATCTTGCCGGTCTCGACGCACATGTTGAGGATCAGGCGGTAGAGATCGGCATCGACGGTGCCGTAGCGCCGCACCGGCTCGTTCTCGCTGGGCTTCTCGAGCTGGAGATATTCGGTGCGGCCGAGCGAGCCGCCGGCCGATTTGGCCTGCGCGACCCAGGCGTCAAAGCCCTTGTCGTCGAGGCCCTGGAAGTTGAAGTGCATGCCGGAGAAGCCGGCGCCGCTGTAGTTCGCCGAGAAGCCCTTGTAGGTGCCGGCGTGGTTCACGACGGCGTGGAGCTTGGTCTCCATGCCGGGCATCGCGTAGATCTGGCCGGCCAGCGCGGGGATGTAGAACGAGTTCATCACCGAGGAGGCGGTGATGCGGAAATTGATCGGACGATCGACCGGTGCCGCCAGGTCGTTGACGCTGGCGATGCCATAGTCCGGATAGATGAAGAGCCACTTCCAGTCGAGCGCGACGACGTCGACCTCGAGCGGGGCCTTCGACTGGTCGATCGCGCGATCGGCGTGGATGCGGCCGAGCGTGCGATAGGGATCGAGCAGATGCGTGCCCATCCAGGTCAGCGCGCCGAGGCAAATGATGATCAGCAGCGGTGCCGACCAGATCACCAGCTCGAGCTTGGTCGAGTGATCCCATTCCGGCTCGTAGCGGGCCGAATTGTTGGACTGGCGGTAGCGCCAGGCGAACAGCACCGTCAGCGCCATCACGGGGACGACGATCAGGAGCATCAGGACGGTGGAGATGATGACGAGGTCGCGCTGCTGGGCAGCGATGTCGCCGGCTGGCGCCAGCACGATGTAGTTGCAGCCACTGAGCGCAACTGCCAGGGGTAGCAGCGCCAGGATCTTGAGACGGGACACGGGCCGAACCTTTGAGAATGGGTTTCCTTTGCGGGACCAAGGGGTAGCTGCGGCGCAACAATCAGGACATTGGACAATTTGTCCAATGTTGCAGTGCGGGATGTTGGGTCAAACAGGCCCAGATTGCCTGGCATCCGCCGGGCGGCCGGCTTTGGTTTTCAGGACGTTAAGGGCGCACGCATGGCGACGGCACAGACCCCCGCAATGGCAGACCTCCACTCGGGCGAGCATGGCCACGACCAGGCCAGTCCCGGCGAGATCGCCATCGGCGTCATCATCGGCCGCACCTCGGAATTCTTCGACTTCTTCGTCTTCGCGATCGCCTCGGTGATCGTGTTTCCGCGCCTGGTCTTCCCGTTCACGAGCGAGCTGACCGGCACCCTTTATTCCTTCATGATCTTCGCGCTGGCCTTCATGGCCCGCCCGATCGGCACCGTCATCTTCATGATTGTCGACCGGGAGTACGGCAAGACGGCCAAGCTGGTCTCGGCGCTGTTCCTGCTCGGCACCGCCACCGTCGCGCTCGCGTTCCTGCCCGGCTATCGCGACATCGGCAGTGCGGCGATCTGGCTCTTGGCGCTGGCGCGTATCGCGCAGGGCCTGGCCTGGGGCGGCGCCTGGGACGGCATGGCTTCGCTGCTGGCGCTGAACGCGCCGCCGTCCAAGCGCGGCTGGTACGCGATGGTGCCGCAGCTCGGGGCTCCGCTCGGATTGATCGTGGCGAGCGCGCTGTTTGCCTATTTCGCCGGCAACCTCTCGGCCGACGATTTCTTCGATTGGGGCTGGCGCTATCCGTTCTTCGTCGCCTTCGCCATCAACGTCGTGGCGCTGTTCGCGCGGCTGCGCATGGTGACGACGGAGGAATATGCCACGCTGTTCGAGACCCGCGAATTGCAGCCCGCGCGCATCTCCGAGACCGTCGCGCGCGAGGGCCAGAACATCATGCTCGGGGCGTTCGCGCCGCTGGCGAGCTTCGCGCTGTTCCACATGGTCACGGTGTTTCCGCTGTCCTGGGTGTTCCTGTTCACCCGCGAAAGCCCGGTGCGCTTCCTGATCATCGAGATTGTCGCTGCCGTGTTCGGCGTCGCCGCGATCGTGATCTCGGGCATCATCGCCGACCGCGTCGGCCGCAAGTCGCTCTTGATGGGATCGGCAATCGCGATCGCGATCTACAGCGGCTTCGCCCCGCAGCTGCTCGATGCCGGCGCGTTCGGCGAGACCATCTACATGGTGATCGGCTTCATCCTGCTCGGCCTGTCGTTCGGCCAGTCCTCGGGCGCGATCGCCTCGAACTTCAGGCAGGCCTACCGCTACACGGCCTCGGCGCTGACCTCGGACATGGCCTGGCTGTTCGGTGCCGGCTTCGCGCCGCTCGTCGCACTGCTGCTCGCCACCAATCTCGGCGTCATCGCCTCGGGTGCGTATCTGCTGTCAGGCGCGTTCTGGACCCTGCTTGCGCTCTGGCTCAGCGGCCAGCGCGAAGCCGGCGACATGGACGCGGGCGGTTAGCTAGGCGCGAGCTGCAGCTCCAAAACAGGTGTCGTCCCGGCGAACGCCGGGACCCATAACCCCAGGGTGGGGTTGTAGGGGCGAGCTGGCAACCACGAGTCTTCGCCAAACCAAATTCTGTGGTTATGGCTCCCGGATCCGCGCTTACGCTTGTCCGGGACGACGGCGGAATTTGTCGAGATACGGCAGCGTCAATCCGCGACGATCTTCACGCGGTCGCGCACCTTCACCTGCGCGGAGCGATCGAGTCCGTTCAGCACACGAAACCGCTCGGCGGGATGATCGACGCCGGCCATGCGGTGCGAGAGCGATTCCACGGTATCGCCGGGCTGCACGGTGATGACTTTGATGCGCAGCGGGCGCGCGGCCTGGATCTCGTCGAGCGTCAGGCGGCGGAATGAATTGACGGTCTCGCGCGCGTTGCGCTCGCTCTCGGTCGATTTCTGCCGTGCCGCGAAGATGAAGCGGTAGACATCGCTGCCGAACCGCAGCGCATAGACCTTGAACTGCCATTGGTCGCCCTTGGCGGTGGCGGACGCCGCCGGAAAACCGTTGATGGTGAGGTCCTCGGTCGATGCCTTCTCGACGCCCTCCATCCAGCCTGAATTGAGGTAATCGCCGAGCGACTGCTCGGCTGGCACGCGCACGACATCGAAGCGCATCGCCTGCGAGCCGCCGTCGCGCACGCCGATCACAGCCTGCGCGGTATTGTCGAGCGTAAAATTGTCCGGCGCCTGGAAGGTGAAGCCGAGCTTGGGATGCAGAAAACGGCGGCCGCGGACAAAGCCTTCGCTGGGATCTTCGCCATAGACGAGATTGTCGATCGCGGCGAGATAGCTCTCGCGGTCGCGCTCGGCGCCTTCAGGGGCAGTATATTGCCGCGCGATGGCCTGCGCGTTCTGGACGCGCTCCGGCGTTGCCGGATGCGATGAGGTGAAATCCTGCGCGCGCGGATCGAGCGAGGTCTTGCCGGCTTTCAGCTCGGCATTGCGCTCCATCGCCGAAAGAAACCGTGCAGCACCATAAGGGTCGAAATGGGCCTTGGCGGAGATGCCGACGCCCATGGCGTCAGCCTCGAACTCCTGGTTTCGCGAAAAGCTCGCCATGGTGAGCTTGGTCTTGGCGAGCGCGAGCGCGGTGAGGTCGGGATCGGTGCTCATGTCAGTGACGACGCGGGTGACGATCGCAGCCTGGCGGGCCTGGTCCTCGCGCATCGCCGCGTGCTTGGACAGCACATGCGCCATCTCGTGGCTCAGCACCGAGGACAATTCCGAGGTATCGCTCGCGAGCGCAAGCAGTCCGCGGGTGACATAGAGCTGGCCGTTCGGCAGCGCGAAGGCGTTCACCGCGCCGGAATTGAGGATGGTGACCTTGTAGCCCTGGTCGGGACGGTCGGACGCGGCGACGAGCCGGTCGACGGTCTTGCTGACGAGCGCCTCGAGCCTGGGGTCGTCATAGGTGCCGCCGTAGCTCGCCAGGATCCGCTCATGCTCCTTCTCGGTGGCAGGAGTCTGCGCGACGGCCGGCTTCGGCTTGGGCATCGCCACGGTCGGCGGAGCGGCCGCAGTCTGGAACCGGTTCATGTCGCCGCAACCGGCGAGGAGCCCGCCCAGCGCAAGGCAAAGCGCGGCCGGCGCAGCCCGCAGGCGGCGGCCATTACTTCGTCCGTGCCGTTCTAGCACCCCATTCACGTCGCTTAACCTGTGCCCAGCCTTATCTAAGGCCTTACCCCTGTCGGCTCGTTTGCGCCCAGCAATTCGACCTGTCCGATGAGGCGCACATCGATCCGCGGCCCCGTATTCCCCTCGACCCAGCCCCGAACTCGAATACGACGATTTTCCAAGGACTTGAGGGCGATTCCGGCGGTTTCGAACGCCGGCAGCACGCGCTTTGAAATAGTCACGGCAAAGCCGCGTGTCCAGCTTCGTCCGAAGTTGAGGTAGGTCGTTGCCCCAGCTTGCCGGACCGACAGGACTTTGCCCTCGACCACCATAAAGCGCCCGATCCCGGCCAAAATATCGTCCGGACTTTCCGCGTTTTTTATGGCCGACAGGTCAGCCCAACTGCCCTTTTTTTGGCGCCGCGCCTCGGCCTCCGACGACATCAGGACCGCCGCGCAGTCCTTGTCGGTGATCTCGGCGGAGACGAGGGCGTCCCCTTGGGCGAGCAGCAGGGCCTGCACGGACATGTCGCTCTCGCCGATGAACACGAGCGCGCCCTGCCGGCCATAGCGATCGGGCGTGTCGTCAGTGCCGCGCAGGATCACGTCGCGGCCGACGAGCAGAGAAGTCAGCGCCTGCTTCGTCGTTGCGGTCGCCTCGATGCCGGTGAGGCGCACCTCGCGGCCGTCGTCGAGACGCACGCTGCGCGCATCGACAATCGTGGCGACGCGTCCTTCGCCCTGCGTGTCGAATTGGCACGGCGCGGCCAGCGCGGCGTGACCCACGAGGAGAAAGGATGCGACGATGAGACGAAGCCGTTGCGTCACGTGACCCGGAGAGGTTGCGTTACGCGTCGACCTTAACTCACGCGCGGTGGAGCGCGAAGGGGCTTCGTTCCGTTTTACGGAAAACATGCGCATGATCGTTCATCCGCACCCGTGCTTGCTGCGCTGTCGCGCATGCGGCATGATCGCGGCAACAACGATAACCAAGCCGCCATCAGAGCAACGGCGCGATAAGGGGAGTCTTTTTCCATGAAGCATATTTTGTCGGGCATTTTTGCCGCAGCGTTTGCCCTCAGTGCGAGCGCCGCGGCACAGGCCCAGGACAAGCCGCCGCTGAAGATTGGCGGCATTCTCGACATGTCGAGCCTTTACGCCGACATCACCGGCGCCGGCAGTGAGACCGCAGCCAAGATGGCCGTCGAGGATTTTGGCGGCGAGGTGCTCGGACGCAAGATCCAGGTGCTGGCGGCCGACCATCTCAACAAGGCCGACCTGTCCGCCAACATTGCCCGCGACATGATCGACAACCAGGGCGTCGAGATGATCTACGACGTCGCGGCGTCCGCGACCGCGCTTGCCGCCGGCGAGATCGCGAAGGCGCGCAACAAGATCATCATGTTCAACGGCCCGGGCTCGATCCGTCTCACCAACGAGGCCTGCGGACCCTACACGGTGCATTACGTGTTCGACACCTTCGCCCAGGCCAACGTGACCGGCCTTGCCGCGGTGAAGTCCGGCCTCGACACCTGGTTCTTCCTCACCGCGGACTACGCCTTCGGCCAGGACCTGGAGAAGGACACCAGCGCCGTCGTCACCAAGACCGGCGGCAAGGTGCTCGGCAGCGTGCGCCATCCGCTCAACACGTCGGACTTTTCGTCGTTCCTGCTCCAGGCCCAGGCTTCGAAAGCCAAGGTGATCGGGCTCGCCAATGCGGGCGGTGATACCGTCAACGCCATCAAGCAGTCGGCGGAGTTCGGGATCATGAAGGGCGGCCAGAAACTGTCGCCATTGCTCGCCTTCGTCACCGACATCGACTCGATCGGGCTGGAAACGGCGCAGGGCCTGCTGCTCGCGGAAGCGTTCTACTGGGACCTCAATGACGAGACCCGCGCCTTCTCGAAGCGCTTTCAGGAGCGCATGAAGCGGCCGCCGACCTCCGCGCAGGCCGGCGTCTATTCCTCCGTCACGCATTACCTGAAGGCCGTGAAGGCCGCCGGCACGACAGACGCCGCCGCGGTGATGAAGGTGATGAAGGAGACGCCGATCAACGACTTCTTCGCTCACGGCGGCAGGATCCGCGAGGACGGCCGCATGATCCACGACATGTACCTGTTCGAGGTGAAGAAGCCGTCGGAGTCCAAGGGCCGCTGGGACGACTACAAGCTGCTCGCCACCGTGCCCGGCAGCGAGGCGTTCCAGTCGCTGGAGCAGTCGCGCTGCCCGCTGGTGAAGAAATGACATCGTGACGTAGGTCGCGACGTCATCCCGGGCTCGCGAAGCGAGAGCCCGGGATGCATCGGGCCGCAGTGACTGTCGAAAAATGGACTCCGGGCTCGCGCTTCGCGCGCCCCAGAATGACCGATCAAAACAACAACAAGGGAGACCACCCCATGAACGACATGGTCCTGCAAAAGCTCGAAGGCGGGCTGCTCACCATCACCATGAACCGGCCCGAACGGAAGAATGCGCTGAATCCCGAGATGGTCGCCGGCCTTGTCGAAGCGGCACGGCGCGCGGCCGACGATCCGGAGGTGCGGGCGGTGCTGTTCAAGGGCGCAGGCGGCTCGTTCTGCGTCGGCGGCGACGTCAAATCGATGGCGGCAGGCCGCGCCCCGCTGCCATTCGAGGTGAAGATGGCGAACCTGCGCCGCGGCATGGAGGTCTCGCGCATCCTGCACCAGATGCCGAAGCCCGTGGTGGCGCAGCTCGATGGTGCAGCAGCTGGTGCCGGCCTGTCGATGGCGCTGTCGTGCGACCTGCGCATTGCCAGCGAATCCTGCAAGATTACGACCGCTTTCGCCAAGGTCGGTTTTTCCGGCGATTACGGCGGCACTTATTTTCTCACCCAGCTGCTCGGCAGCGCGCGGGCGCGGGAGCTCTATCTGATGTCGCCGGTGCTGACCGCGAAGGAAGCGCATGCGATCGGCATGGTGACCAAGGTCGTGCCCGACGCCGAGATCGATGCCGCCGCGCACGAACTTGCGTTGTCGCTGGCGCAAGGGCCGTCGATCGCGCTCGGCTTCATCAAGCGCAACATCAACAATGCCGAGCATCTGCCGCTGGAGGACTGTTTCGATGGCGAAGCGATCCACCACACCCGCTGCAGCGATACCGAGGATCACAAGGAGGCTGCAAAGGCCTTCGTCGAGAAGCGCAAGCCGACGTTCAAGGGCGCATGACGATGGCGCCCTATGTCCGGCTGCGTCAGATCTGCCTGGTCGCGCCGCAGCTCGAGCCGGTGATCACGGATATCGCCCGGATCATGGGCCTCGCCGTCTGCTACCGCGACGGTAATGTCGCGAAATATGGCCTGGAGAACGCGCTGCTCCCGGTCGACACGATCCTGCTGGAGGTGGTCGCGCCGTTCAAGGACGGCACCGCGGCCGGCCGCTTCATCGAGAAGACCGGCGGCCGCGGCGGTTACATGGCGATCTTCTGCTGCAACGATCCCGACGAGCGCGGGCGTCATGCCAATGCGATGGGTGTGCGCACGGCGAACGTTATTGACCACGCGCCCTATCACGGCGTGCAGCTCCACCCCCGCGACTGCCGCGCGGCCTTCATCGAGTTCAACCACACCGAAGGCAGCGACGACATTTTAGGCCCGTATCCGCCGGCGGGACCCGACTGGCAGAAATTCATCCGCAAGGATGTGACCCAGGCGCTGACCAGCGTCGAGATGCAGAGCCCGGACCCACAGGGGCTGGCGGCGCATTGGGGCAAGATCATCGGGGTTGCCCCGACTGGCGATGCCGAACTGAAACTTCCAAATGCGACCTTCCGCTTCGCCACCGGCGCCAGCGAGATCATGAGCGCGCTGGAGTTTCGGGTTGCCGATCCTGCAAGTGCCCTGCACGCGGCGCGGCAAAGGGGGCTCGCGGTTGCCGGCAACGAGTTCCTGCTGGGCGGCGTGACGTTCCGGCTAGCGTCTTGAGCGAGGCGTCGTTTTGCGGGCCTTGAAGGATGGGCGGCGCTCTCAGCTATCCCAGCCGCTCCCCTTGATCCCCGGATTCGCATAGACGATCCCGCCATCGACCGCGATGGTCGCGCCCACCACGTAATCCCCCGCGCGCGAGGCGAGATAGATCGCTGCGCCCGCCATGTCCTCGTCGGTGCCGATGCGCCCCGCAGGCACGCGGGTCGCGACCTCGTCCCCGTGGTCGCGGGCGGCGCGGTTCATGTCGGACTGGAACGGGCCCGGCGCGATCGCCGTGACGACGACGTGGTCGGAGATCAGCTTCACCGCCATGCGCCGGGTCAGGTGGATCAGCCCG comes from Bradyrhizobium diazoefficiens and encodes:
- a CDS encoding MFS transporter — translated: MATAQTPAMADLHSGEHGHDQASPGEIAIGVIIGRTSEFFDFFVFAIASVIVFPRLVFPFTSELTGTLYSFMIFALAFMARPIGTVIFMIVDREYGKTAKLVSALFLLGTATVALAFLPGYRDIGSAAIWLLALARIAQGLAWGGAWDGMASLLALNAPPSKRGWYAMVPQLGAPLGLIVASALFAYFAGNLSADDFFDWGWRYPFFVAFAINVVALFARLRMVTTEEYATLFETRELQPARISETVAREGQNIMLGAFAPLASFALFHMVTVFPLSWVFLFTRESPVRFLIIEIVAAVFGVAAIVISGIIADRVGRKSLLMGSAIAIAIYSGFAPQLLDAGAFGETIYMVIGFILLGLSFGQSSGAIASNFRQAYRYTASALTSDMAWLFGAGFAPLVALLLATNLGVIASGAYLLSGAFWTLLALWLSGQREAGDMDAGG
- the cyoA gene encoding ubiquinol oxidase subunit II translates to MSRLKILALLPLAVALSGCNYIVLAPAGDIAAQQRDLVIISTVLMLLIVVPVMALTVLFAWRYRQSNNSARYEPEWDHSTKLELVIWSAPLLIIICLGALTWMGTHLLDPYRTLGRIHADRAIDQSKAPLEVDVVALDWKWLFIYPDYGIASVNDLAAPVDRPINFRITASSVMNSFYIPALAGQIYAMPGMETKLHAVVNHAGTYKGFSANYSGAGFSGMHFNFQGLDDKGFDAWVAQAKSAGGSLGRTEYLQLEKPSENEPVRRYGTVDADLYRLILNMCVETGKMCASEMMAIDAKGGNGHEGLNNTLPLTYDKYARRGSPFGPEPTFVAGTCTPDAPQGAATTAAIKAPVDTAPLIGAGLKRPTFAPLKSSSFFLGQRPRSDS
- a CDS encoding enoyl-CoA hydratase is translated as MNDMVLQKLEGGLLTITMNRPERKNALNPEMVAGLVEAARRAADDPEVRAVLFKGAGGSFCVGGDVKSMAAGRAPLPFEVKMANLRRGMEVSRILHQMPKPVVAQLDGAAAGAGLSMALSCDLRIASESCKITTAFAKVGFSGDYGGTYFLTQLLGSARARELYLMSPVLTAKEAHAIGMVTKVVPDAEIDAAAHELALSLAQGPSIALGFIKRNINNAEHLPLEDCFDGEAIHHTRCSDTEDHKEAAKAFVEKRKPTFKGA
- the cyoB gene encoding cytochrome o ubiquinol oxidase subunit I; translation: MSPDLLKLIFGRLGLDSLPLHEPILVGTFAVVALGGITLFGGVTYFRLWGYLWREWFTTVDHKRIGIMYMILGIVMLLRGFADALMMRAQQALAFGGSEGFLPAHHYDQVFTAHGVIMIFFVAMPLVTGLMNYVVPLQIGARDVSFPFLNNFSFWMTVGGAVLVMASLFIGEFARTGWLAYPPLSNIGYSPDVGVDYYIWALQVAGVGTTLSGINLICTIVKLRCSGMTMMKMPVFTWTSLCTNVLIVASFPVLTVVLALLSLDRYVGTNFFTNDFGGSPMMYVNLIWIWGHPEVYILVLPAFGIFSEVTSTFSGKRLFGYTSMVYATVVITILSYLVWLHHFFTMGSGASVNSFFGITTMIISIPTGAKMFNWLFTMYRGRIRYDLPMLWTIAFMLTFVIGGMTGVLLAVPPADFVLHNSLFLIAHFHNVIIGGVVFGAFAGINYWFPKAFGFKLDPFWGKMSFWFWVTGFYLAFMPLYVLGLMGVTRRLRVFDDPSLQIWFVVAAIGAVFVFIGILSMLMQFAVSFLKREQLKDVTGDPWDARTLEWATSSPPPDYNFAFTPVVHDNDAWWDMKKRGYQRPLTGFKPIHMPSSTGTGVILAGLATAMGFGLIWYIWWLAALSFIAMLAVGIGHTFNYHRDFDIPAEDVIRTEDARTKLLAGAK
- a CDS encoding M48 family metalloprotease, which gives rise to MNRFQTAAAPPTVAMPKPKPAVAQTPATEKEHERILASYGGTYDDPRLEALVSKTVDRLVAASDRPDQGYKVTILNSGAVNAFALPNGQLYVTRGLLALASDTSELSSVLSHEMAHVLSKHAAMREDQARQAAIVTRVVTDMSTDPDLTALALAKTKLTMASFSRNQEFEADAMGVGISAKAHFDPYGAARFLSAMERNAELKAGKTSLDPRAQDFTSSHPATPERVQNAQAIARQYTAPEGAERDRESYLAAIDNLVYGEDPSEGFVRGRRFLHPKLGFTFQAPDNFTLDNTAQAVIGVRDGGSQAMRFDVVRVPAEQSLGDYLNSGWMEGVEKASTEDLTINGFPAASATAKGDQWQFKVYALRFGSDVYRFIFAARQKSTESERNARETVNSFRRLTLDEIQAARPLRIKVITVQPGDTVESLSHRMAGVDHPAERFRVLNGLDRSAQVKVRDRVKIVAD
- a CDS encoding thermonuclease family protein; amino-acid sequence: MFSVKRNEAPSRSTARELRSTRNATSPGHVTQRLRLIVASFLLVGHAALAAPCQFDTQGEGRVATIVDARSVRLDDGREVRLTGIEATATTKQALTSLLVGRDVILRGTDDTPDRYGRQGALVFIGESDMSVQALLLAQGDALVSAEITDKDCAAVLMSSEAEARRQKKGSWADLSAIKNAESPDDILAGIGRFMVVEGKVLSVRQAGATTYLNFGRSWTRGFAVTISKRVLPAFETAGIALKSLENRRIRVRGWVEGNTGPRIDVRLIGQVELLGANEPTGVRP
- a CDS encoding ABC transporter substrate-binding protein, which gives rise to MKHILSGIFAAAFALSASAAAQAQDKPPLKIGGILDMSSLYADITGAGSETAAKMAVEDFGGEVLGRKIQVLAADHLNKADLSANIARDMIDNQGVEMIYDVAASATALAAGEIAKARNKIIMFNGPGSIRLTNEACGPYTVHYVFDTFAQANVTGLAAVKSGLDTWFFLTADYAFGQDLEKDTSAVVTKTGGKVLGSVRHPLNTSDFSSFLLQAQASKAKVIGLANAGGDTVNAIKQSAEFGIMKGGQKLSPLLAFVTDIDSIGLETAQGLLLAEAFYWDLNDETRAFSKRFQERMKRPPTSAQAGVYSSVTHYLKAVKAAGTTDAAAVMKVMKETPINDFFAHGGRIREDGRMIHDMYLFEVKKPSESKGRWDDYKLLATVPGSEAFQSLEQSRCPLVKK